A portion of the Helicobacter jaachi genome contains these proteins:
- a CDS encoding OmpA family protein — MLKMTTSRVSIIVCGALLMSACTTNPYTGESQVSKTAIGALGTAAVGAGIGALVHKKNRAKGAAIGAGVGALAGGAVGAYMDIQDKKLREELQGTGVSVTKIGDEITLNMPGDITFRTGSADLSGDFYPVLNSVAKVLNKYEKTIVSVVGFTDNTGSDATNLALSQQRANAVAQYLKNQKVKSERFVIEGLGSSEPIASNATAEGRAKNRRVEISLTAITK; from the coding sequence ATGTTAAAAATGACAACTTCACGGGTTTCTATTATCGTTTGCGGCGCGCTTCTTATGTCGGCTTGCACGACAAATCCCTACACAGGCGAATCGCAAGTAAGTAAAACCGCTATTGGCGCATTAGGAACAGCGGCTGTGGGCGCTGGAATTGGCGCATTGGTGCATAAGAAAAATAGGGCAAAGGGTGCGGCTATTGGCGCAGGTGTGGGCGCATTAGCAGGGGGAGCAGTGGGCGCATATATGGATATCCAAGATAAAAAATTGCGTGAAGAGTTGCAAGGCACGGGGGTAAGCGTTACAAAAATTGGAGATGAAATCACACTTAATATGCCCGGCGATATTACTTTTAGAACAGGTAGTGCGGACTTAAGTGGGGATTTCTACCCAGTGCTTAATTCTGTGGCAAAAGTGCTTAATAAGTATGAAAAAACTATTGTGAGTGTTGTTGGATTTACCGATAATACAGGCTCTGATGCGACAAATTTAGCACTTTCTCAACAGCGTGCTAATGCCGTGGCGCAATATCTTAAAAATCAAAAAGTTAAAAGTGAAAGATTTGTCATTGAGGGCTTAGGCTCAAGCGAACCAATCGCTTCAAATGCCACTGCAGAGGGCAGGGCAAAAAATCGCCGCGTTGAAATTTCACTTACAGCGATTACTAAATAG
- a CDS encoding flavin reductase family protein: MILDVSTSTPLQNYKILSNTITPRPIAWISSVFPNGLVNLAPFSFFAPLCVNPPIFSVCMMQKSDGSQKDSFKNILQTRKASISMCELSHLQALQDSSAELAYNVSEANAFDIPLEVLETSYPPVPQGIKVAFLCDLYDVLELGEAKSVLLEARFFYIADSIYAKDLNFLPHFVGRVGRIYKSLGAQIMLPNKDETKPKKD; encoded by the coding sequence ATGATACTTGATGTCTCCACTTCAACCCCATTGCAAAATTATAAGATTCTAAGTAATACCATAACTCCTCGCCCTATTGCGTGGATAAGCAGCGTTTTTCCTAATGGTTTAGTTAATCTCGCGCCCTTTAGCTTTTTTGCACCTCTTTGCGTAAATCCTCCTATTTTCTCTGTCTGCATGATGCAAAAAAGCGATGGCAGCCAGAAAGATAGTTTTAAAAACATTCTCCAAACGCGCAAGGCTAGCATTAGTATGTGCGAACTCTCGCATTTGCAAGCCCTGCAAGATAGCAGCGCAGAGCTAGCCTACAATGTGAGCGAAGCAAATGCATTTGATATACCCCTTGAGGTGCTAGAAACTAGCTATCCACCCGTGCCGCAGGGGATAAAGGTTGCTTTTTTATGTGATTTATATGATGTGCTTGAGCTTGGCGAGGCTAAAAGCGTGCTGCTAGAGGCGCGCTTTTTTTATATCGCCGATAGCATTTATGCCAAAGATTTAAACTTTTTGCCGCATTTTGTAGGGCGAGTTGGGCGTATATATAAATCGCTAGGCGCGCAAATTATGCTTCCAAATAAAGATGAAACAAAGCCCAAAAAGGATTAA
- a CDS encoding thiamine-phosphate kinase, whose protein sequence is MRFDRESFFMHCLQKEGVTQGIGDDCCILLNASPKMYKTHSAHIQSLTHHCPALFAKSNKSLAIGMDSFCEGVHFLQKWFSPYEIAQKAFMVNHSDMVAMNAKPLYAMLSIALPKHWERREIKDFARGVGDFCRLWGIKIIGGDTISAEKMQIHITYFGLKHKHTLYRDKIAHGSLICCTCDMYPKYALTQSLKNLNMLLKNPKAKKPKGIFLSPKLRADFISHCAHFLRGGMDISDGILSEITRLCALNHAGFKSFIPLFSAQSRLFLQSAEVYEMLFAIAPKDLLRAKQIAKKYRIRIRPLGMLSKKRYKLPPYRKWH, encoded by the coding sequence ATGCGCTTTGATAGAGAATCTTTTTTTATGCATTGTTTGCAAAAAGAGGGTGTTACGCAGGGCATAGGCGATGATTGCTGCATTTTGCTTAATGCTAGCCCAAAAATGTATAAAACACATAGCGCGCATATACAATCGCTCACTCATCATTGCCCTGCATTATTTGCTAAGTCTAATAAATCCTTAGCTATCGGTATGGATAGCTTTTGTGAGGGAGTGCATTTTTTACAAAAGTGGTTTTCGCCCTATGAGATAGCGCAAAAAGCCTTTATGGTTAATCACTCCGATATGGTGGCAATGAATGCAAAGCCCTTATATGCGATGCTAAGTATCGCGCTGCCAAAGCATTGGGAGAGAAGGGAGATAAAAGATTTTGCTAGAGGTGTGGGCGATTTTTGCCGCCTGTGGGGGATAAAAATTATAGGTGGGGATACCATTAGCGCGGAAAAAATGCAAATTCATATCACTTATTTTGGTTTGAAGCATAAGCACACGCTTTATCGCGATAAAATAGCGCACGGTAGCCTTATTTGCTGCACTTGTGATATGTATCCAAAGTATGCGCTAACTCAAAGTCTAAAAAACCTTAATATGCTGCTTAAAAATCCCAAAGCTAAAAAGCCAAAGGGCATATTTTTATCCCCCAAATTGCGTGCGGACTTTATTTCTCATTGCGCGCATTTTTTGAGGGGGGGTATGGATATATCTGATGGCATTTTGAGTGAAATCACACGTCTATGTGCGCTTAATCATGCAGGGTTCAAATCGTTTATTCCCCTATTTAGCGCACAATCAAGGCTTTTTCTCCAAAGTGCGGAGGTGTATGAAATGCTTTTTGCTATAGCGCCTAAAGACTTGCTGCGCGCCAAACAAATAGCCAAAAAATATAGAATCCGCATTCGCCCGCTTGGTATGTTAAGTAAAAAACGCTACAAACTACCGCCATACCGCAAGTGGCATTAA
- a CDS encoding DJ-1 family glyoxalase III: protein MKSVLVPLAKGFEEIELISVVDILRRANVRVVMASLDSHKRVLGAHHIIIEANATLGELDMAEFSAVVLAGGYEGMQNLAKNDLVTSWLQAFRANNKLLCAICAAPIVLDKAGVLPREFTCYPGCEAEINMQDKHKLTQAVVTHDNIITSTAPATAAVFALEIVEHLCGKERTKALYEELQMPTLKDYLHTAAY from the coding sequence ATGAAAAGTGTTCTTGTGCCGCTTGCAAAAGGCTTTGAGGAGATTGAGCTAATAAGTGTGGTGGATATTTTGCGCAGAGCCAATGTGCGCGTGGTAATGGCAAGCCTAGATTCTCACAAGCGCGTGCTGGGCGCACATCACATTATCATAGAGGCAAATGCGACTTTAGGCGAGCTTGATATGGCAGAATTTAGCGCCGTTGTGCTAGCTGGAGGCTATGAGGGTATGCAAAATCTTGCAAAAAATGATTTAGTTACATCTTGGTTGCAAGCTTTTAGGGCTAATAATAAACTGCTTTGCGCAATTTGTGCTGCGCCCATTGTGCTAGATAAGGCTGGCGTGCTTCCGCGTGAATTTACCTGCTATCCGGGCTGTGAGGCTGAAATAAATATGCAAGATAAGCATAAACTTACCCAAGCAGTGGTAACGCACGATAATATTATCACTTCCACAGCGCCTGCGACTGCGGCGGTATTTGCGCTAGAGATTGTAGAGCATTTATGTGGCAAAGAGCGCACAAAAGCCTTGTATGAGGAGCTGCAAATGCCTACTTTGAAGGATTATCTGCATACAGCTGCATACTAA
- a CDS encoding phosphatidylserine decarboxylase, with protein sequence MNFSNKCSRLFGRFASHKFFPPLQRLINAIYVKIFHIELAEFAPSASYPSLNALFTRALCIPRSINPNPIVLISPCDSLITQIGKSEDKQALQIKGMAYSIEELLGQKLDREFYYVNFYLSPRDYHRYHAPCDMQIYEVRYFSGELLPVNMPSLHKNQHLFARNERVVVVAKTPSHKWLYFVAVGALNVGSIVMHFESKIQSNAKSHNISYTYSTPLSVKKGEELGMFKMGSTIVLFMEQMLLDVPINQKVKFAQDIGTYA encoded by the coding sequence ATGAATTTTTCTAACAAATGCTCGCGTCTCTTTGGGCGCTTTGCCTCTCATAAGTTTTTTCCTCCCTTGCAGCGGCTTATTAATGCCATTTATGTGAAAATATTTCATATTGAGCTAGCTGAATTTGCCCCTAGCGCTAGCTATCCTTCGCTTAATGCCCTTTTTACGCGCGCACTCTGTATCCCTCGCTCCATTAATCCAAATCCTATTGTGCTTATATCGCCCTGTGATAGCTTGATTACACAAATTGGTAAGAGTGAAGACAAGCAGGCGTTGCAAATTAAAGGTATGGCGTATTCTATCGAGGAGCTTTTAGGGCAGAAGCTTGATAGAGAGTTTTATTATGTGAATTTTTATCTTTCTCCTAGAGATTATCATCGCTATCATGCGCCTTGTGATATGCAAATTTATGAAGTGCGCTATTTTAGCGGTGAGCTTTTGCCAGTTAATATGCCATCTTTGCACAAAAATCAACATTTATTTGCCAGAAATGAACGCGTGGTAGTTGTGGCAAAGACACCAAGTCATAAATGGCTTTATTTTGTGGCTGTAGGCGCGCTCAATGTGGGGAGTATTGTTATGCATTTTGAATCTAAGATACAAAGCAATGCCAAATCGCATAATATTTCCTACACCTACAGCACGCCTCTTTCTGTCAAAAAAGGCGAGGAGTTGGGTATGTTTAAAATGGGCTCAACCATTGTGCTGTTTATGGAGCAAATGCTCCTTGATGTGCCTATTAATCAAAAAGTGAAATTTGCCCAAGATATAGGCACTTACGCATAA
- a CDS encoding non-canonical purine NTP pyrophosphatase: MTIILATNNAHKIREFQAILKDEFKQHKNIRVCAYSDIIEPFEIIESGVTFKENATIKVKAIYEAIKHEFKFRPLPYAAPYFIIAEDSGLCVLALNGEPGIYSARYASFKHFDSIESSTDLANLHCLIESIKPIAPTPAYFLAHIAMIEIKAFSCTPSADFIIEHFEGKLKGSVIAQMRGNAGFGYDPIFIPSEDNPLGLSLAEYNPSAKNRISHRKKAISQCIEKILS, encoded by the coding sequence ATGACCATTATTCTAGCCACCAACAATGCGCACAAAATCCGCGAATTTCAAGCCATATTAAAAGATGAGTTTAAGCAGCACAAAAACATCAGAGTATGCGCATATAGCGACATTATAGAGCCTTTTGAGATTATAGAATCTGGCGTAACTTTTAAGGAAAATGCCACAATTAAAGTTAAGGCTATTTATGAGGCTATTAAGCACGAATTTAAGTTTCGCCCCTTGCCCTATGCTGCGCCATATTTTATTATCGCAGAGGATAGCGGGCTATGTGTGCTAGCACTCAATGGCGAGCCGGGCATTTATAGCGCGCGGTATGCGAGCTTTAAGCACTTTGATAGCATAGAATCTAGCACAGATTTAGCCAATCTGCACTGTCTTATAGAATCTATAAAGCCCATTGCGCCTACACCTGCGTATTTTCTTGCACATATTGCTATGATTGAGATAAAGGCATTTTCTTGCACACCGTCAGCAGATTTTATCATAGAGCATTTTGAAGGCAAGCTTAAAGGCAGTGTAATAGCGCAAATGCGAGGCAATGCGGGCTTTGGTTATGACCCTATTTTCATACCTAGCGAGGATAATCCTTTAGGTTTAAGTTTAGCAGAATATAATCCAAGTGCTAAAAATCGTATATCCCACCGCAAAAAAGCCATTTCTCAATGCATAGAAAAAATTTTAAGCTAA
- a CDS encoding agmatine deiminase family protein, whose amino-acid sequence MAHTMDSKADFGVDFKAVRLKAEWERQVATLMAFPHKNSDWAAHLSQAQQSFIDIIKQILHFQSVILCVDSEDAEGLALLKATFYDTPQRAPVELNADSIESTANLAQTHLAPAQAYINAHFNESIARECICLYALDSIFGLYIVRVGTNDTWARDFGGISIESKHGIKMLDFTFNGWGLKYPANKDNQITRHLFKKDYLLNADMVLEGGSIDSNGNGILLTNTQCLLEPNRNAHLSQADIESKLKHYFNIHQILWLHYGYLAGDDTDSHIDTLARFIAPDSIAYIVCEDKQDEHFEHLARMQAELQALRQKNGEPFKLIALPFTKPIFDANKERLPASYANFLFVNDALLVPTYSDENDERALQILQAALPKHKVVGVDCRTLILWHGSLHCISMQLYADNPSK is encoded by the coding sequence ATGGCGCATACTATGGATTCTAAGGCGGATTTTGGGGTAGATTTTAAGGCAGTGAGGCTAAAGGCAGAGTGGGAAAGACAGGTGGCTACGCTTATGGCATTTCCGCATAAAAATAGTGATTGGGCAGCGCACCTAAGCCAAGCACAGCAAAGTTTTATAGATATTATTAAGCAGATTTTGCATTTTCAATCTGTCATTCTCTGCGTGGATAGTGAGGACGCAGAGGGGTTAGCATTACTTAAAGCGACATTTTATGATACTCCACAGCGCGCGCCTGTGGAGTTAAATGCAGATTCTATAGAATCTACCGCAAATCTTGCTCAAACGCATCTTGCACCCGCGCAGGCTTACATTAATGCGCATTTTAATGAATCTATCGCGCGGGAATGTATTTGCCTTTATGCGCTAGATTCTATCTTTGGGCTTTATATCGTGCGCGTGGGGACAAATGACACTTGGGCGCGGGATTTTGGCGGGATTAGCATAGAAAGCAAGCATGGGATAAAAATGCTTGATTTTACCTTTAATGGTTGGGGGCTTAAATATCCTGCCAATAAAGATAATCAAATCACGCGCCATCTTTTTAAAAAAGACTATCTCTTAAACGCGGATATGGTGCTTGAGGGTGGGAGCATTGATAGTAATGGCAATGGCATTTTGCTCACCAACACACAATGCCTGCTTGAGCCTAATCGCAACGCGCACCTAAGCCAAGCCGATATAGAATCTAAATTGAAACACTATTTCAATATTCATCAGATTCTGTGGCTGCATTATGGCTATTTGGCTGGCGATGATACAGATAGTCATATTGACACGCTTGCACGCTTTATTGCGCCTGATAGTATCGCGTATATTGTGTGTGAAGATAAGCAAGATGAGCATTTTGAACATTTAGCGCGTATGCAAGCAGAATTGCAAGCATTGAGGCAAAAGAATGGCGAGCCTTTCAAACTCATCGCACTTCCCTTTACAAAGCCTATTTTTGATGCAAACAAAGAGCGTCTCCCTGCGAGCTATGCGAATTTTTTGTTTGTGAATGATGCGCTGCTTGTGCCAACTTATAGTGATGAAAATGATGAGAGGGCATTGCAGATTTTGCAAGCGGCATTGCCTAAGCATAAAGTAGTGGGCGTAGATTGCCGCACGCTTATCCTTTGGCATGGGAGTTTGCACTGCATTAGTATGCAGCTGTATGCAGATAATCCTTCAAAGTAG
- the nadC gene encoding carboxylating nicotinate-nucleotide diphosphorylase translates to MTQQYIEQFISQALSEDLGRGDLFALIAPDRSVKASVVAKEDGIFSGAVYAQALMKHFNIHIIRMHNDGEFFSQGAHLCDIEGSYIYILQLERVLLNILAHSSGIATLCAAYMAQIQDISIKLLDTRKTRPLLRELEKYSIRNGGGCNHRFGLDTMLMLKDTHLSHIGNLCEIISTARERLPFMCPIEVECENLAYVKEAISAGADVIMCDNMSVAQVREVVAYRNATAPHIVLEASGNITLENIRAYALSGVEALSVGSLIHQARWLDLSLKIK, encoded by the coding sequence ATGACACAGCAGTATATAGAGCAGTTTATTTCACAGGCTTTAAGTGAGGATTTAGGTAGGGGTGATTTATTTGCCCTCATTGCGCCAGATAGGAGCGTTAAAGCCTCTGTTGTCGCTAAAGAAGATGGCATATTTTCAGGGGCTGTATATGCGCAAGCTTTAATGAAACACTTTAACATACACATCATACGTATGCATAATGATGGGGAATTCTTTTCACAAGGGGCGCATTTATGCGATATAGAGGGAAGTTATATATATATTTTGCAGCTTGAGCGCGTGCTGCTTAATATCCTAGCTCATAGCAGCGGGATAGCGACTTTATGCGCTGCATATATGGCGCAAATACAAGATATATCCATTAAGCTGCTTGATACACGCAAAACGCGCCCTTTGCTACGCGAACTTGAGAAATATTCTATCCGCAATGGTGGGGGCTGTAATCATCGCTTTGGGCTTGATACAATGCTTATGCTAAAAGACACGCATTTATCGCATATTGGGAATCTTTGTGAAATTATTAGCACTGCTAGAGAGAGATTGCCATTTATGTGTCCTATTGAAGTGGAGTGTGAGAATCTAGCGTATGTCAAAGAAGCTATAAGCGCGGGAGCAGATGTGATTATGTGTGATAATATGAGTGTGGCTCAAGTGCGTGAAGTGGTGGCTTATCGTAATGCCACCGCACCGCATATTGTGCTTGAAGCCAGTGGGAATATCACACTTGAGAATATTAGAGCATACGCGCTAAGTGGCGTTGAGGCTTTGAGCGTTGGCTCGCTTATTCATCAGGCGCGCTGGCTTGATTTAAGCCTAAAAATTAAGTAG
- the dapE gene encoding succinyl-diaminopimelate desuccinylase, whose product MPISLLQKLVKLESITPKECGIYEIIKAEFAHFAQNPLLDTLIIEQEKQGVKNLFYLIAPKNTAKSSLRHLCFAGHIDVVPPGQGWEYEPFCAMEHDGYIYGRGTQDMKGGVSAFVRAICRALDSIITESKSAKSRIIKSKAIKSQLDSKNIQSCLKGCMISILLTSDEEGEGTYGTRLMLEELKNQGLLPHFCIVAEPTSIAQSGDMLKIGRRGSINGTIVIEGKQGHVAYPEKCINPIELLGDRLGLLAGVELDSGDKYFAPSKLVVTDIRGGMEVVNITPQSLKIMFNVRNSPRSSADSIRAYIESVLAHLPFTLTLKTNSLPFITSSHSALVQLLTQTIAQHFHITTQLSTSGGTSDARFFAAHNIDVVELGVPNDRIHAINERVSIKDLCLLCDIFTQFLLDFTHSNLAH is encoded by the coding sequence ATGCCCATTTCTCTTTTGCAAAAATTAGTAAAGTTGGAGAGTATCACGCCTAAGGAATGTGGGATTTATGAGATAATTAAGGCTGAATTTGCCCATTTTGCGCAAAATCCTTTGCTTGATACGCTTATTATCGAGCAAGAAAAGCAAGGCGTTAAAAATCTTTTCTATCTCATCGCGCCTAAAAATACAGCAAAATCTAGCCTGCGTCACTTATGTTTTGCAGGGCATATAGATGTTGTACCACCAGGGCAAGGGTGGGAATATGAGCCATTTTGCGCAATGGAGCATGATGGATATATTTATGGCAGAGGCACGCAGGATATGAAAGGTGGTGTGAGCGCCTTTGTTCGCGCTATTTGCAGGGCGCTAGATTCTATAATTACAGAATCTAAGAGTGCAAAATCGCGCATTATAAAATCTAAAGCCATAAAATCTCAACTAGATTCTAAAAATATACAATCTTGCCTTAAGGGTTGTATGATTTCAATTTTGCTCACAAGCGATGAGGAGGGCGAGGGGACTTATGGCACGCGCCTTATGCTTGAAGAGCTAAAAAATCAAGGGCTGCTCCCTCATTTTTGTATTGTGGCAGAGCCTACAAGCATAGCACAAAGTGGCGATATGCTAAAAATTGGGCGGCGCGGCTCTATTAATGGTACTATTGTAATTGAGGGCAAGCAAGGGCATGTCGCCTATCCGGAGAAATGCATTAATCCCATTGAACTGCTTGGCGATAGACTTGGCTTACTTGCGGGTGTTGAGCTTGATAGTGGCGATAAGTATTTCGCGCCTAGCAAGCTTGTAGTTACAGATATTCGCGGGGGTATGGAGGTGGTGAATATAACGCCACAATCACTTAAGATTATGTTTAATGTGAGAAACTCTCCGCGCAGCAGCGCAGATTCTATCCGCGCGTATATAGAATCTGTATTAGCACATTTACCCTTTACGCTCACGCTTAAGACCAATTCGCTGCCTTTTATCACCTCAAGTCATAGCGCACTTGTCCAATTGCTCACACAAACTATCGCGCAGCATTTTCATATCACCACGCAGCTAAGCACTAGCGGAGGCACGAGCGATGCGAGGTTTTTTGCCGCGCATAATATCGATGTAGTCGAACTAGGCGTGCCAAATGATAGAATCCACGCCATAAATGAACGCGTATCAATCAAGGATTTATGCCTGCTATGTGATATTTTCACGCAATTTTTGCTTGATTTTACGCACTCAAACCTCGCGCACTAG
- the nadA gene encoding quinolinate synthase NadA: MSVNEADSKVLCGEIKALLKKLDGLLVAHFYQKDEIVALADLCGDSLELSRKASVSDKNLIIFCGVAFMGQSVKVLAPQKRVVMPRLACCSMARMIDSEYYDKSIETLEAYGLKREEIFPITYINSNADVKAKVAQMGGLVCTSANAHKIFDFAKAQGKKIFFLPDRCLGENLARADGKKASLLGRDSKEVILDSDVICYDGFCSVHQLFTPSDVAFYRSKFPDIKIVVHPECDSSVVELADFVGSTSQIITYVQNLPLAQRVAVGTEFNLVNRLRPKYNGTQTTFVLSSSKPQCPTMNETTLQDILDVLLALEDDKPINEVFLESSVQKWAKIALDRMLELS, translated from the coding sequence ATGTCGGTAAATGAGGCAGATTCTAAAGTGCTTTGCGGCGAGATAAAAGCCCTATTAAAAAAGCTTGATGGGCTTTTGGTGGCGCATTTTTATCAAAAAGATGAGATTGTGGCATTAGCAGATTTATGCGGGGATAGCTTGGAATTATCGCGCAAGGCTTCTGTGAGCGATAAAAATTTGATTATCTTTTGCGGCGTGGCGTTTATGGGGCAGAGTGTAAAGGTGCTAGCTCCGCAAAAGCGCGTGGTAATGCCACGCCTTGCGTGCTGCTCAATGGCGAGAATGATTGATAGTGAATATTATGACAAAAGCATTGAAACTTTGGAGGCGTATGGGCTAAAGAGAGAGGAGATTTTCCCTATTACTTATATTAATTCAAATGCCGATGTAAAGGCAAAGGTAGCCCAAATGGGCGGGCTAGTTTGCACCAGTGCTAATGCGCATAAAATTTTTGACTTTGCCAAAGCACAGGGCAAAAAAATCTTTTTCCTCCCCGATAGATGTTTGGGGGAAAATCTCGCGCGCGCAGATGGCAAAAAAGCCTCGCTCTTAGGCAGGGATAGCAAAGAGGTGATTTTAGATTCTGATGTGATTTGCTATGATGGATTTTGCTCCGTTCATCAGCTTTTTACGCCAAGTGACGTGGCATTTTACCGCTCAAAATTCCCCGATATTAAAATTGTCGTGCACCCAGAATGTGATAGCAGCGTGGTGGAGCTAGCCGACTTTGTAGGCTCTACAAGCCAAATTATCACCTATGTGCAGAATCTGCCTTTAGCACAAAGAGTGGCTGTTGGCACGGAGTTTAATTTGGTTAATCGCCTGCGCCCTAAATATAATGGCACACAAACTACCTTTGTGCTAAGCTCAAGCAAGCCACAATGCCCTACGATGAATGAAACGACTCTGCAAGATATACTTGATGTCCTGCTCGCATTAGAAGATGATAAGCCCATAAATGAGGTATTTTTAGAATCTAGCGTGCAAAAATGGGCAAAAATCGCCCTTGATAGAATGCTTGAGCTTTCTTAA
- the tsaD gene encoding tRNA (adenosine(37)-N6)-threonylcarbamoyltransferase complex transferase subunit TsaD, whose product MILSIESSCDDSSLALTRIDDGALLYHIKISQDEAHSTYGGIVPEIASRLHAQRLPEILEKLKIFLHNDLSPIKAIAVTTRPGLSVTLIEGLMMAKTLCLGLNVPLICVNHLKGHIYSLFIKDETNAPLPRTIESTPLNPQSLLPLGILLVSGGHTQILKMYDFNHIALIAQTLDDSFGESFDKVAKYLGLGYPGGPIIESYARTFKGQYPHLRAQHFPIPLARNKKVQFSFSGLKNAVRLALQDLPKPLSEANMASICAGFQEAACHHITQKCELFFKEQKKQDLKHSGLAEDSKERCAHLKHFAIVGGASANSTLREKLAQLCAQYDITLHLAPLAFCADNAAMIGRVGVEHYKMGDFTPLFSAQIAPKSIEGDFMADSILG is encoded by the coding sequence ATGATTTTAAGTATAGAATCTAGCTGCGATGATAGCTCATTGGCTCTCACTCGTATCGATGATGGCGCGCTTTTGTATCATATAAAAATCTCGCAAGATGAGGCGCATAGCACTTATGGTGGTATTGTGCCAGAAATCGCTTCAAGACTTCATGCACAAAGGCTTCCGGAGATTTTAGAAAAACTTAAAATATTTCTACATAATGATTTATCGCCTATTAAAGCCATTGCTGTAACCACGCGCCCGGGACTAAGCGTAACGCTGATTGAAGGCTTAATGATGGCAAAAACGCTATGTCTTGGGCTAAATGTCCCTCTCATTTGCGTAAATCACCTCAAAGGGCATATTTACTCACTTTTCATTAAAGATGAGACAAATGCGCCTTTGCCGCGCACTATAGAATCTACACCATTAAATCCACAATCCCTGCTGCCACTTGGTATTTTGCTCGTCTCTGGGGGACATACACAGATTCTAAAAATGTATGATTTTAATCATATCGCGCTTATTGCTCAAACGCTTGATGATAGCTTTGGTGAGAGCTTTGATAAGGTGGCAAAATACCTAGGGCTTGGCTATCCGGGCGGTCCTATTATAGAATCTTATGCGCGCACTTTTAAAGGGCAGTATCCGCATTTGCGCGCGCAGCACTTTCCTATCCCTCTAGCTCGTAATAAAAAAGTGCAATTTAGCTTCTCTGGGCTTAAAAATGCTGTAAGACTAGCTCTGCAGGATTTGCCAAAGCCTCTAAGTGAGGCAAATATGGCAAGTATTTGTGCGGGCTTTCAGGAGGCGGCGTGTCATCACATTACCCAAAAATGCGAACTATTTTTTAAGGAGCAAAAAAAGCAGGATTTAAAGCATAGCGGGCTTGCGGAGGATTCTAAGGAGCGTTGTGCGCATTTAAAGCATTTTGCCATTGTGGGTGGAGCAAGCGCAAATAGCACACTGCGAGAAAAATTAGCACAACTATGCGCGCAATATGATATTACCTTGCATTTAGCCCCGCTTGCTTTTTGCGCGGATAATGCTGCTATGATTGGGCGCGTGGGTGTGGAGCATTATAAAATGGGGGATTTCACGCCACTTTTTAGCGCACAAATTGCGCCAAAAAGTATAGAGGGCGACTTTATGGCAGATTCTATCTTGGGATAA
- a CDS encoding queuosine precursor transporter, whose protein sequence is MKQMSKATFILSACLFAGIVVLANFTVQFSVLNTPLTYGALTYPLSFLLMDILSEKYSKAQVLKTLWLGLLLAFVPSLLASEPRIAIASVCAFFVSQNLDIHIFFYLKNRFPNLWWLRNNASTMISQFIDTMIFFHIAFLFIYPWEHIVAMLLADFSMKAFLSLCDTPLFYAFAIRTKPKITKS, encoded by the coding sequence ATGAAGCAAATGAGCAAGGCGACATTCATACTTAGTGCCTGCCTTTTTGCTGGCATAGTAGTGCTAGCAAATTTTACTGTGCAGTTTTCTGTGTTAAACACCCCGCTTACTTATGGCGCACTCACTTATCCTTTGAGCTTTTTGCTTATGGATATTTTAAGTGAAAAATATAGCAAAGCCCAAGTGCTAAAAACGCTTTGGCTAGGGCTATTGCTTGCCTTTGTGCCTTCACTTTTAGCTAGTGAGCCGCGCATTGCTATAGCGAGCGTTTGTGCATTTTTTGTTTCACAAAATTTAGATATTCACATCTTTTTTTATTTAAAAAATCGCTTCCCCAACCTTTGGTGGCTGCGTAATAACGCTAGCACGATGATTTCACAATTTATAGACACTATGATTTTTTTCCACATCGCTTTTTTATTTATTTATCCATGGGAACACATTGTGGCTATGCTTTTGGCTGATTTTAGTATGAAAGCCTTTCTTTCGCTGTGTGATACGCCATTATTTTATGCATTTGCCATACGCACTAAGCCCAAAATCACAAAATCATAA